From the Nodularia sp. NIES-3585 genome, one window contains:
- the proC gene encoding pyrroline-5-carboxylate reductase — protein MSIKFGLIGGGVMGEALLSRLIAREIYQPSQVIVSEPLATRQSYLRQKYNVNVTTDNGAVFTEASEVVFLAVKPQVFSAIAQELADVLTIQISPLVISILAGVSLSQLESAFPQLPVIRAMPNTPATVGAGITAMCLGAYTSHKHHKIAHQVFSAVGEVVEVSEMLMDAVTGLSGSGPAYVALMVESLADGGVAAGLPRSIANQLALQTVLGTATLLQENKIHPAELKDRVTSPGGTTIAGIAQLEKAGFRSALIEAVKAATLRSQELGK, from the coding sequence ATGAGTATAAAATTTGGCTTAATTGGTGGCGGAGTTATGGGAGAAGCCCTGTTATCCCGCCTGATTGCGCGGGAAATCTATCAACCATCCCAAGTGATAGTCAGTGAACCCTTAGCGACCCGCCAAAGTTATTTGCGACAAAAATATAATGTAAATGTAACTACAGATAATGGGGCAGTTTTTACTGAAGCGAGTGAAGTAGTATTTTTAGCAGTAAAACCACAAGTATTTAGTGCGATCGCTCAAGAGTTAGCAGACGTTCTGACTATACAAATATCGCCCCTAGTGATTTCCATTTTAGCTGGAGTGTCCCTAAGCCAACTAGAATCAGCATTTCCCCAGTTACCAGTCATTCGAGCCATGCCCAATACCCCAGCCACAGTGGGGGCAGGAATTACCGCCATGTGTTTAGGTGCATACACTAGTCACAAGCATCACAAAATAGCACATCAAGTTTTTTCGGCGGTGGGAGAGGTAGTAGAAGTTTCCGAAATGCTGATGGATGCAGTCACAGGATTGTCGGGTAGTGGACCTGCTTACGTAGCCTTGATGGTGGAATCACTGGCTGATGGGGGAGTAGCAGCTGGGTTACCCAGAAGCATCGCCAATCAGCTAGCTTTACAAACTGTATTGGGAACAGCGACACTGTTGCAAGAAAACAAAATCCACCCAGCAGAACTTAAAGACCGTGTGACCAGTCCCGGTGGTACAACCATTGCGGGAATAGCCCAACTAGAAAAGGCCGGATTTCGTTCAGCTTTAATTGAAGCAGTGAAAGCGGCGACACTGCGATCGCAAGAGTTGGGAAAATGA